The Balneola vulgaris DSM 17893 DNA window ATAACTCACNGATCCTTTCCACTGAATGGTATTATCTCCTAAGGTAGTTTCTTGCTGAGTGAAGTCGGAAATCGCAATTCCGCTTTTCATTCCAAACCTATTACTCTGGCTTTGAGCATTCATCGAATAAAGCCCGAAACCAATAACAAATAGCAGAGAAAATTTTAAACGCATAAAATAGATTTCATAAAAAAAGGCAGCTCCTTAAAAAAGAGCTGCCTTAGTATAGTTAAATCTTGTTTAGAAGGCGATACCTACTGTTAGTGCAATTGCACCGTTTTTAGCCGAATCATTAAAATCATCTTCTGCTAAATTAGTAAGTCCTGCCGTATATCTAAGACCTAAACGCAATTTGCTAACATCTACACCTGCACCAACAATTACACCATAAGCAGTGTCTTTGGTGTTGTCTTCTAGGTTCAATGCACCTGTATCGTTTTCGATTTTAGAATCTACATTAAAGTTTACATACGGTCCGAAATATACATTTGGGCGTGCACCTGGAGTAGCAAAACCGAACTTCAATAACACGGGCACTTGAATGTAATTTACTTTGAACTCAGCGTCAGAATCTTCGGCTTTAGCCCCGTACTGAGCATATAATATTTCTGGCTGAACAGACATAGGGCTCATTGGGATATCAAACTTCGCATATCCACCAATTAAAAAACCTGATTTGTATTCTACATTCTCGGTGTCGTTAAAAGTAGCATAGTTTAAGCCTCCTTTTACACCAAACTCTGGTAGTACTTGAGCTTTTGTGTTGGTCGACATTCCTAATGTCGTAACCAAGGCTAGCAATAGTATTCCAAATTGTAAGTGACGTCTCATAATTTCCTCTTTTTTTGGTTGTTACTTGCTCACATAAACAGTAAACAGCGTAATTGGTTCCAAATTAAGGAGATATCAAACGAGGAGATGTTGCGGATTTGAACTTAAATGATACTTTATTTGAAGAAATCAGCCTTGTAAATAATCCTTCAAGTACTGCCCAGTATAGCTCTCTTTTGTTTCCATCACCTCTTCGGGTGTGCCTTCAGCCACAACTTGTCCTCCACCAAAGCCACCCTCCGGACCTATATCTATAATCCAATCTGCCGATTTGATGATGTCTAAATTGTGTTCAATGATAATCACCGAGTGACCCGCTTCTACCAATTCATTGAAGGCTGCTAGAAGTTTGAGAACATCTTCAAAATGGAGACCCGTAGTAGGCTCATCAAAGAAGTATACCGTATGCTCAGTGCTTTGCTTTGTTAAGAAGCGAGCAAGTTTTACACGTTGAGCTTCCCCACCCGATAAGGTAGTTGCGCTTTGCCCAAGCTTCAAATAGCCAAGTCCAACATCTTCAAGAGGCTGAAGTTTGTTTGTAATCGGGTTCTCGTCTACAAAAAAATCAATGGCTTCAGAGATAGGCATCTCTAGCACATCATGAATGTTCTTACCTCGGTACTTTACATTCAACACATCCTTACGGAAACGGGCGCCGTTACAAACTTCACACACCAACTCGATATCGGCCATGAACTGCATTTCAATTTTTTGAACCCCTTCCCCTTGGCAAGTTTCACATCGACCACCCGGTACATTAAAAGAAAAATGCCCCGGGGTATAGCCCATAATCTTGGCTTGGCGTGTATTGGCAAATACATCTCGGATACCATCAAACGCTTTGGTGTAGGTTGCCGGGTTTGATCGGGATGAACGTCCAATTGGGCTTTGATCCACCATTTCCACATTGTGGATACTTCCCATTCCGGATAGATCTCTGAATCGACCTACTTTTTGATTGTATGAACCGATATGCTTCTGAATTCCAGCGTACAGCGTATCATGCACTAAAGTCGATTTCCCTGAACCTGAAACACCTGTTACTACCACCATCTTACCCAGTGGAAATTCTACGTCAATGTTTTTGAGGTTGTGCTCGCTAGCCCCTTCCACTTTAACGGAACGACCATTCCCGGGCCTACGCTTTTTAGGCACTTCAATTTCTTTACGGCCACTCAAAAACTTACCCGTTAGTGTGTCCGCTTTTAGTAGCGCCTCATAATCACCTTCGAATACAATTTCACCGCCGTGCACACCCGCAAATGGGCCAATGTCTATCACATTATCCGCTGCTTTCATCATTTCTGGATCATGCTCTACAACCAGAACGGTGTTTCCAATATCACGTAATGATTCAAGAATTCGAATCAAACGGTCGTTGTCTCGAGGGTGGAGACCAATTGTTGGCTCATCAAGTACGTACATACTTCCAATAAGAGAGCTCCCTAATGCGTTCGCCAAACTTATCCGTTGAGACTCTCCACCACTTAGTGTGTTTGCCAAGCGATCTAATGTGAGGTAATCTAATCCTACTTCGTCTAAGTATTTCAGGCGTTTTCTAATTTCGTATAATATTTGTCCTGCTACGCCTTGTTCAAACTCCGTGAGCTCTAACTCTTCAAAATAAGTACGAGCATGTCCTATGGTAAGCTCCGAGACTTCCCCAGCATGCATATTTCCTACTTTCACATATTGGGCATCTTTTCGAATTCTATATCCTTCGCAATCAGGGCAGCGACTATATCCTCTATATCGAGCATATAGCACACGCATATGTACTTTATACGCTTGCGACTTCACATCATCAAAAAACTTCCAGATACCGATATAAGGTCCTTTGCCATGCCAAATGATTTTCTTCACTTCTTTAGGCAAATCGATATATGGGGTATCGATGGAGAACTTATCTTGCGCTGCTACTTTAATTAGATCTCGTAGATGCGTGCTGAATTTCTGAGAGTCGAAAGGAGCAATCACTCCTTCTCGAATTGTTTTTTCAGGATCGGGGATTACCAAATCTTCATCTATACCCGCCACTTTACCGAAGCCTTCACATTTATTACATGCTCCGAAGGGGTTATTGAATGAAAACATTTGTGGGGTTGGCTCGGCAAACTCCATTCCGTCTAATTCAAAACGCTCGCTAAACGGAAGCTCTTCCCCATTTCTGATTTTAATGGATAGTCGACCAGCACCATTTTGAAAGGCCGTTTCTAAAGATCCCGCTATGCGTGTAATCGTAGCTTCATCATCTTTTAATACCAAGCGATCTACTAAAACTCGATAGTCTGTGGCTTTTATTTTCTTTAGGTCAAAATCATCTGCCGTGATATCAGTAATCTGCTCATCTTTGATGTTCAGTAATCGAGTAAAACCTTTCTCTTTTAGAACTTTCAGTTCTTCGTTGAGCTTCTTCTTCTCGTGTTGCGGAATGGGGTACAGTATATAAAAACGAGTGCCCTCTTCTTGGCTAGCGTAGAGATCCTCTATAACTGTTTTTGGAGTATCTTTTTTGACTTGTCGACCCGAAATCGGTGATATCGTGCGCCCGATGCGAGCAAACAGTAATCGTAGGTAGTCATAAATTTCGGTGGTAGTCCCTACGGTAGATCTTGGGTTACTGGTGGTTGTTTTTTGCTGAATGGCCATCGCTGGCGATATACCCTGCATAAAATCAACATCAGGCTTATCCATGCGCTCTAAGAATTGCCGAGCATAACTGGAAAGACTTTCCACATAACGGCGCTGCCCTTCTGCGTAGATAGTATCGAAAGCTAAACTAGACTTCCCCGACCCAGAAACTCCTGTTACCACCGTGAGTTTATTACGAGGTATTTCGACATCTATGTTTTTTAAGTTATGCGTTCGAGCACCCTTTATGATAACCGGGCGTTCTAACGCATCTTCTTTTGCTTTCTTTGTAGCCGTTTGTTTTTCAGACATGCATTTAATTTTGTGGAACCCTGAATATAATGCTTTGAGATAATTCTGTAGATAATTTCTCTAACAATAATTGTGCTAAAATGATTTAGATTTCCTGCACATTCTATGTAAAAATCTGCCTTAGTTCTTCGAATATATCCTCAGCATTTTGATATGCTCGACAGCTTAACTCATTCGAACCCAATATCATTGCAGAAACTTGGCTTTCTTTCTCTTTTTGGTAGAAGCAATGTACGGGTTTATTTAAATGCAGGGCCCGTCCAATTTCATAGCCTACGCCAAGCGATGCGGTTGTAACGTCGGCAATTACAATGTCCGATTCTCTTAGCCAGTTCATGTCTTGATCATGTATTTCCTGATCCGACATTTTTTCTGAAGGCTTTTCATTCCCTATGTGTTCGGTTAGAACTTGTCCATACTTTTTAAGCTCATCAATAACTTTGCTATACAGTTCACGATGGTCGCGCCCTCCTCGTATGGATCCAGAAAAATAAATCTTCATATGCAGTATCACTTTAGATGAATTTAGACACCAAAGGTACTGGTCTTAAGCCACTTATTTGGATGAAATGCATAAAAAAAGGGAGAAGCTTATNCAGCTCCTCCCTTTAATAACTAACAATAGGTTTTTAAAGTTTTATAGGTAGTTAAGACGAACAGAACCGCCAGAAGTTTTAGCTTTTATTCTAGTTCCACCACCGTTTAAAGTGCCTTCGATCTCATCTCGTTCGTATTCGCCGTTAAAATTCTTCAAATCTGCGCGTACGCTACTACCGTCTAAGTCGATATTATATCCTAATTCTTCAGGTATTTTTACGGTGATACTTCCACCTGAAGTCTTTAAATCGATATGGTCTTTAGGCGAAATCACTTCGGCACGAATGGAACCACCACTAGTACGAGCGTCAACATTACCTGAGATTCCCTCTAAAGTGATGCTACCCCCTGAGGTTTTCACATCTAAATCACCTGTAATTTGTTCTGCTGTAATACGTCCACCACTTGTTTTTGCATATACAGAACCTTCAATATCGCCTAGCTGAATGGAGCCGCCAGAAGTGTGGAGGTCAATATTACCAATTAAACCTAGAGCTTTTATTGACCCCCCACTTGTCTTGGCTTTCTGCTCTCCGTTTAAATTGCTGAGCTCAATGCTACCCCCTGAGGTTTTTAATTCTGTTTTAGAATTGGTTGGAGCCTTCACTACAAAAGAAATGGACGGTTGATTTGAGTTCCACTTCCAGCTTCTTCTATTCTCTCTAGTAGCGTGTGCCACTACTTTGTTACCCTCTTTGTAGATTTCGATTTCCCAATCTTTTAGGTCTTCTTCTGATGCACTTACATAATCGCCTCTTTTGCGAACGTACATTTCTACAATTACTTCATCTGAGTTGCTACCGATTACGTCAATGCTTCCTCCAGAAGTGCGAACATCAACCGTAACATTATTACCTACACCGAATCGCTCTATTTTATATGCGTCTTTGCTTGATTGCGCCCACCCCAGTTTTGCCGCTGATAACATCAACACCATAATAAGTGTGAATGACACCGCTACTTGTAACTTAAATCTTTTTGCTCTATCCATGATTGCTCCATTGTTTTTGAACTCGCTGCCCTTACGGCACTAACTTGTTCTTGTTTCAAAGTCTGATTTATAGACGATGAAAAATTGCAATCGTTACCTAAATCCATAAAAAAAGGTGCCTCAACTTCATAAGAGTAAACTCCTATGTTGCCAAGACACCCCTAACTACGGGTTGTTAGTTATTTTATATAAGTAGCTTAGTTTTCTATTCTTCTACTTCGCTCTCCTCTTCGTCCTATATCTTGGTAGAACGGCACTAGTTGATCGTCCACAAATTTGTTGTAGGCATTACGAGTTTCAACAAAACGATCTTCGAGAATCTCGAATACTTCCGCTTGTTGCTGGGTTGGGGCGAAATCAGCACCATTGTACATAATATCACTACCCAGAGCACTTAACCTGCCATAGAGTTTCATCGGACCTCTAAAGGCATCCTCGCGAGCACCTGTTAGGTTTACATCGTATAGATTAGCCTCTATTTCTGTAACTCGCTTATTTAGGGCTTCTGCTCGTTCAACAATTCGGCTTACTTCTTGTGAATTCCGAGTTTCGTTGAGTCGACTAATTAAGTCTTCGAATTCTTTTCGAACCCATTCGATTTCATTAATTAAAGTTACCGTCTCATTTAATTGATCGCGTATCTCTAAGCCGAATGCCACTTGCTTTTCGATATCCTGAATGGTGCCAGTTGAACTCGGATCTTTGCGGACAAGTAATTTTTGTGTTTCTACTTTATCGCCAACGGTTACACGAACGGTATACTCGCCCGGAACCACACGAGGTCCTAATTGACCTCTCCAAAGATCCAGATCCCAAGTTACTAAAGGCCTCCATCCATCATCTCGGAGCGGAACCCATGGTTTGTTAGGAGGAGCTACACGTAACTTTGGCTGGAATGAACGTTCATAGCTTAAATCCCACCAAACGCGGTTAATTCCTTCGTTTGCAGGACCACTTAGCGTTCGAACTAATTCGCCTCGGCCATCTAATATTTCAACCTTGGCATTGCCCTGCCCTTCTTTTACAAAGTAGTTGATGCCCGCACCATACGGAGGGTTCTGGCCTCGGATATGCGTACGGCGTTCTGTTTTGATTCCCTGAATGCTATAGAATCGATAGGTAGGTCTCATCGTGAATACATGAAGATCTTTCTTCATCACCGATGCACTTAATTCTCGCAATGGACGAATGTCATCCATAATCCAGATTCCTCGACCGTAGGTTCCTACAACAAGGTCATCAAAATGAGATTGAATGGTTAACCAATAGATAGGCGCTGAAGGCATGTTATTTCGCAATGGATACCACTCACCACCATCGTTGGGTGAGAAATAAACTTGGTTGTCCGTTCCTGCAAATAAAAGCCCTTCTTGTTTAGGATCTTCACGTACTACATGCACGTAACTATGCACCGACTTTGGAATTCCATCGCTGATTTTCTTCCAGCTTTTTCCATAGTTCTCAGTTTTATAAATGTAGGGATCAAAATCTGCCTGTTGATGAAAATCGACACTTATATATGCCGTACCGGCATCAAATCTGGACGGCTCTATATTCGCAATAGTACCCCATTGAGGCAAGTTGGGGATGTTCTTGGTTACATTTACCCAATTCTCTCCTCCATCTCTAGTAATGTGCACTTGGCCATCATTACTACCGGTCCAAATCACGCCTTCTTCGAGCGATGATTCTGCAATTGCAAAAAGGGTAGCTCCATCAAAGGTCATTAAATTATCAACTGCCACCCCACCTGAAGAGAGCTGATGGTCTTTGATGTTTTGTGTTAGGTCGGGCGAAATAACTTCCCAACTCTGCCCTTTGTTATTGGTAACATGAACATATTGGCTACCCACATATACTTTGTTATGATCGTGTGGAGATATATAGATAGGGAAGGTCCAGTGCCATCTAAACTTCAGGTCTTTGGGAGCCCAACCATAGGCTGCTTCTGGCCATACTCGAACATTTCTTGAATGCTTATTCCGGCGATCGTATACCTCTAAGCCGCCATCATAACACCCCGACCAAACGGTATACCCATCTACGGTATCAGGGATTCCAAACCCACTTTCACAACCACCAACGGCTTCCCATAATCCTAAAGGAATAAAACCCATACGGCTGTTACTAGGACCTTTGTATGAATAACCATCTTGGCGATTTCCATACACGTTGTAGGGAATGTCATTATCTACGTGAGCGTGATACATTTGTGCAATTGGAAGCACATGCTGCTCGAATGATTTTCCATGATTCAAGGTAATACCTACGCCCCCATCATGAGCAACCATAAAGCGACCTGCATTGGTTGGGTCGATCCAAATATCATGATTATCACCACCGCCACGAGGAGGGTTAGACACTATTGTTTTACCTCCGTCAATCGACATACTAAATCGGACGTTTGCGAAGTATAGTCGGTCTTCGTTTTCTGGATCTACCGCAAAGCGTGTGTAGTAAGGCGCTCTTTCATTTAGTGTGTGATTACGAGACACCAAGGTCCAACTATCACCACCGTCATTAGAGCTGTAGAAACCTGGGCTACTTTCTTCTGTAAGCACATACACTCTGTTTGAGTTACTTGGTGCCACGCGAACGGCAACTTTACCTACTGGATTTTCCTCAGAGCCGGGAAGTCCTCGTCCTACACCTGATAACTTTTCCCAGTTCTTTCCGCCGTCTTTTGAACGATATACTCCACTATGAGCCCCGCCACTTTGCAGATTCCAAGTATCGATCTGAATTTGCCAGAAACTAGCATATACCGTATTCGGGTTGTTGGGGTCGATATCCATATCAATACATCCAGTGTCTTCATTTACATGAAGTACTTTTTCCCACTGCTCTCCACCATCGGTGGTCATATAAACCCCTCGCTCTTCTTGAGGACCGAATGCATGCCCTAAAGCACACGCATACACGATATCTGGATTTCGAGGATTTACAACAATTCGTCCAATACGTCCTGTTTTTTCCAGACCCATTTTTGTCCAAGTCTCACCATAATCAAGAGACTTATAGATACCATCGCCCATAGCGTGAGCAGGCCTTATTAAAAAGGTTTCGCCTGTACCCGCCCACATTTCGTTGGGCGCCGATTCAGCAACCGCCAACGCCGAAACGGAGGATGAGGTTTTATCATCAAATACAGGTTTCCAGTTCGTGCCATAATCTATGGTCTTCCATATACCGCCAGAAGCCGCTCCTACCACCGCGGTTGAAGGATCTCCGGGAACTCCAATAACGGCAATCGTTCTATTGCCATCGGGACCAATATGCCGGTATTTAAGTTGGTTGTATTGGCTTGGTTGAAGGGATTGTGCTATTAAGGCTGATGTAAACAGCCCACTAATTAGAGCCGCCCCCAACCATTTGGTTGAGGTCTTAAATAAATTCTTAAACATAGTAGTTAGTCTAGATTTTCTTCTTGAAATGAATCATCTATTATTTATCGATTAAGAATGGTTTGTCGGCGATATTAGCCTCCACCCCTTCTTTCGATTTAGCCACCATTTTGGCTACTTCTTCCATCAGCTTATCGTTGTTTATAACAATACCACCTTTGATGGTGTGAACGATGCCTTTGGTTCTATACATCTCGCCTTCTTTATTCAAGGTTACTGCACCAAATGAATACAGGAATCTTAGGTTGTGAAGCGGACTTCCATCCACAATCAACAGATCTGCTTTGTAGCCAGGGTGTACTAAACCAATTTCGTCTTCTAGGCGCAGGGCTTTCGCGCTATTTTGGTTAGCCGCCTTCAGTACTTCAAGCGTATGCATACCTGATTCTCTAAGAAGTTGGAGCTCTCGAATATTCGAGAAACCCGGTGTTGCCCAGATGTAATTATCATCTGTCCCGTACGCTACAGTACCCCCTCTTTTGTTGAATTCGTAGATCAAATCGCCCCATAAGTCATAAGCCTCATACCAAGTTTGCTCGT harbors:
- a CDS encoding nucleoside 2-deoxyribosyltransferase, which translates into the protein MKIYFSGSIRGGRDHRELYSKVIDELKKYGQVLTEHIGNEKPSEKMSDQEIHDQDMNWLRESDIVIADVTTASLGVGYEIGRALHLNKPVHCFYQKEKESQVSAMILGSNELSCRAYQNAEDIFEELRQIFT
- a CDS encoding WD40/YVTN/BNR-like repeat-containing protein, yielding MFKNLFKTSTKWLGAALISGLFTSALIAQSLQPSQYNQLKYRHIGPDGNRTIAVIGVPGDPSTAVVGAASGGIWKTIDYGTNWKPVFDDKTSSSVSALAVAESAPNEMWAGTGETFLIRPAHAMGDGIYKSLDYGETWTKMGLEKTGRIGRIVVNPRNPDIVYACALGHAFGPQEERGVYMTTDGGEQWEKVLHVNEDTGCIDMDIDPNNPNTVYASFWQIQIDTWNLQSGGAHSGVYRSKDGGKNWEKLSGVGRGLPGSEENPVGKVAVRVAPSNSNRVYVLTEESSPGFYSSNDGGDSWTLVSRNHTLNERAPYYTRFAVDPENEDRLYFANVRFSMSIDGGKTIVSNPPRGGGDNHDIWIDPTNAGRFMVAHDGGVGITLNHGKSFEQHVLPIAQMYHAHVDNDIPYNVYGNRQDGYSYKGPSNSRMGFIPLGLWEAVGGCESGFGIPDTVDGYTVWSGCYDGGLEVYDRRNKHSRNVRVWPEAAYGWAPKDLKFRWHWTFPIYISPHDHNKVYVGSQYVHVTNNKGQSWEVISPDLTQNIKDHQLSSGGVAVDNLMTFDGATLFAIAESSLEEGVIWTGSNDGQVHITRDGGENWVNVTKNIPNLPQWGTIANIEPSRFDAGTAYISVDFHQQADFDPYIYKTENYGKSWKKISDGIPKSVHSYVHVVREDPKQEGLLFAGTDNQVYFSPNDGGEWYPLRNNMPSAPIYWLTIQSHFDDLVVGTYGRGIWIMDDIRPLRELSASVMKKDLHVFTMRPTYRFYSIQGIKTERRTHIRGQNPPYGAGINYFVKEGQGNAKVEILDGRGELVRTLSGPANEGINRVWWDLSYERSFQPKLRVAPPNKPWVPLRDDGWRPLVTWDLDLWRGQLGPRVVPGEYTVRVTVGDKVETQKLLVRKDPSSTGTIQDIEKQVAFGLEIRDQLNETVTLINEIEWVRKEFEDLISRLNETRNSQEVSRIVERAEALNKRVTEIEANLYDVNLTGAREDAFRGPMKLYGRLSALGSDIMYNGADFAPTQQQAEVFEILEDRFVETRNAYNKFVDDQLVPFYQDIGRRGERSRRIEN
- the uvrA gene encoding excinuclease ABC subunit UvrA, with protein sequence MSEKQTATKKAKEDALERPVIIKGARTHNLKNIDVEIPRNKLTVVTGVSGSGKSSLAFDTIYAEGQRRYVESLSSYARQFLERMDKPDVDFMQGISPAMAIQQKTTTSNPRSTVGTTTEIYDYLRLLFARIGRTISPISGRQVKKDTPKTVIEDLYASQEEGTRFYILYPIPQHEKKKLNEELKVLKEKGFTRLLNIKDEQITDITADDFDLKKIKATDYRVLVDRLVLKDDEATITRIAGSLETAFQNGAGRLSIKIRNGEELPFSERFELDGMEFAEPTPQMFSFNNPFGACNKCEGFGKVAGIDEDLVIPDPEKTIREGVIAPFDSQKFSTHLRDLIKVAAQDKFSIDTPYIDLPKEVKKIIWHGKGPYIGIWKFFDDVKSQAYKVHMRVLYARYRGYSRCPDCEGYRIRKDAQYVKVGNMHAGEVSELTIGHARTYFEELELTEFEQGVAGQILYEIRKRLKYLDEVGLDYLTLDRLANTLSGGESQRISLANALGSSLIGSMYVLDEPTIGLHPRDNDRLIRILESLRDIGNTVLVVEHDPEMMKAADNVIDIGPFAGVHGGEIVFEGDYEALLKADTLTGKFLSGRKEIEVPKKRRPGNGRSVKVEGASEHNLKNIDVEFPLGKMVVVTGVSGSGKSTLVHDTLYAGIQKHIGSYNQKVGRFRDLSGMGSIHNVEMVDQSPIGRSSRSNPATYTKAFDGIRDVFANTRQAKIMGYTPGHFSFNVPGGRCETCQGEGVQKIEMQFMADIELVCEVCNGARFRKDVLNVKYRGKNIHDVLEMPISEAIDFFVDENPITNKLQPLEDVGLGYLKLGQSATTLSGGEAQRVKLARFLTKQSTEHTVYFFDEPTTGLHFEDVLKLLAAFNELVEAGHSVIIIEHNLDIIKSADWIIDIGPEGGFGGGQVVAEGTPEEVMETKESYTGQYLKDYLQG
- a CDS encoding porin family protein codes for the protein MRRHLQFGILLLALVTTLGMSTNTKAQVLPEFGVKGGLNYATFNDTENVEYKSGFLIGGYAKFDIPMSPMSVQPEILYAQYGAKAEDSDAEFKVNYIQVPVLLKFGFATPGARPNVYFGPYVNFNVDSKIENDTGALNLEDNTKDTAYGVIVGAGVDVSKLRLGLRYTAGLTNLAEDDFNDSAKNGAIALTVGIAF
- a CDS encoding DUF4097 family beta strand repeat-containing protein, with amino-acid sequence MDRAKRFKLQVAVSFTLIMVLMLSAAKLGWAQSSKDAYKIERFGVGNNVTVDVRTSGGSIDVIGSNSDEVIVEMYVRKRGDYVSASEEDLKDWEIEIYKEGNKVVAHATRENRRSWKWNSNQPSISFVVKAPTNSKTELKTSGGSIELSNLNGEQKAKTSGGSIKALGLIGNIDLHTSGGSIQLGDIEGSVYAKTSGGRITAEQITGDLDVKTSGGSITLEGISGNVDARTSGGSIRAEVISPKDHIDLKTSGGSITVKIPEELGYNIDLDGSSVRADLKNFNGEYERDEIEGTLNGGGTRIKAKTSGGSVRLNYL